The Bacillota bacterium genome includes the window AAGCGCGCCGCCGCGGGCGGATGATCGTGATGATCACCCATGAGCCGGCGCTCTGGGAGGGCCCCGGCGTGCGGAGAGCGCTGCTGGAACAGGGAAGGCTGGTGGAAGGATGAACGCCGCCGTCGTCGGCCACTTCCTCTCGGATCTGGGGAACTACGACTTCCTGCAGCGGGCCTTCCTGGCCGGCTCGCTGGTGGGGGTGGGAGCGCCGCTGGTGGGCCTCTACCTGGTCCTCCGCAGGCTGGCGCTGATCGGCGACGGGCTGGGGCACACCGCGCTGGCCGGGACCGCCGCCGCCTGGCTGGTGGGAGGCCAGCCGCTGGCGGGATCGGTCGCGGCCGCCCTGGCCGGCGCGGCGGGTGTGGAGGCGGTCTCGCGCCGCATGCGCGGCCACGACGACGCCGCTCTGGCCATGCTCTTCTATGGCGCCCTGGCCCTGGCCGCCATCCTGATCTCGCTCTCGCCGGCCGGCGGCCAGGGACTCCAGGCGGCGCTCTTCGGCTCGATCCTGACCGTCAGCGCCTCCGACCTGGTCTGGATCGCCGCCGTGGTGGCGCTGACGCTGGTGGCGCTGGCCGCCATGGGGCGCGGGCTCTTCCTGGCCGCCTGGGACGAGGAGGCGGCGCGGGCGGAGGGTTGGCCCGTCGACCGCTACCGGTTGGCGCTGGTCCTGCTGACCGCACTGACGGTGGCCGTGGGCATGCGGGTGGTGGGGGTCCTCCTGATCGCCGCCCTGCTGACGCTGCCCGCCATCGGGGCGCTGCTCGGCGCGCGCTCCTTCCGCGAGGCGCGCTGGGCGGCGGCGACGATCGGCCTCCTCTCCGTGTGGCTGGGCATCGCGGCCTCCGACGTGCTCAACCTGGCACCGGGGGGCACCATCGTGCTGGCAGCGCTCCTGCTGACCGGCCTCTTCACCTCCGTGGGCCGTCTCCGCGCCGGTCGCGCGTAGTCGCGCGTGCAAGGCGAAGTTCTTATCCTTCGCTCAGGCAGGCTTCACCGCCGCCTAAGCCACTCGTGCCATCATGTTCCTGGGGTGAGAGCGCAGATGGAGCACTGGGATCCCTTGCGGGGAGAGTCGGGCGACGGGCGCGGCGAGGAAGTGCGCCGCGCAGACGAAGAAGCCCACCGGCCGGAGGAAGAGGGGGCCGGCGCCGCCACCCTCCGCTCCGATGCGGAACCGGAGGTTGCCACCGCGTCCGCGTCCGCGCTGCCGCCCGAGACGCTAACGGCGCCGCGGCGTCGCCGTTGGCGGTGGGACCGGACGCTGACCATCGCCCTGGCGGTCGCCCTCGTGGTCGGCCTGGCCGGCGGTGGCGCGTTGGGCTACTTCTGGGCCGGGCGCGGGGGGAACGGCGCCGGTTACGAAACCGGGGTGCCCGTGGCCGTGGAATCCGCCTCCGCCAGCGGGGGCGGGGCGACCGCGACGCCGGCGGCCAATTCGGATCTCTCCTCCCTGGCGACGCCGGTCACGAAAGTCTACCAGGCGGTGGGAAACGCGGTCGTCTCCATCCAGTCCCAGGCGTCGAGCCCCTTCGGCACGCAGAGCGCCCTGGGCTCGGGCTTCTTCATCAACTCAAAGGGCTACATCCTGACCAACTACCACGTGGTGGCCGACTCCCAGCAGCTGACCGTCCAGTTGGCGGACGGCCGGAGCTTCTCGGCGCACGTCGTCGGCTATGATCCGAGCAACGACCTGGCCGTGGTCCTGCCCGACCAGCCGGTGGGCAACGTGACGGTGGCGCCGCTGGGCGACTCGGACAAGGTGATGGTGGGCCAGCTGGCCATCGCCATCGGCAACCCGTTCGGCTACGACCACACGGTCACCGCGGGAATCGTCAGCGCGCTGGGGCGGACGCTGCCAGCCGGCAACCAGCACTCCATCGCCGGCATGATCCAGACGGACGCGGCCATCAACCCCGGCAACTCGGGCGGGCCGCTCTTCAACGCGCTGGGCCAGGTGATCGGCATCAACACGGCCATCGAGGCGCCGCAGCAGGGTCGTCTGGGCGGCCAGCCGGGCAACGTGGGCATCGGCTTCGCCATCCCCATCAACACCTTCAAGGCCGAGGCCGCCAAGCTCCTGGCCGGCGGCATGGTGGAGCACGCCTGGCTGGGCATCAGCGGCATCGAGCTGACGCCCGACCTGGCCAAGCAGTACGGGCTCTCCGTCCAGTCCGGCGTCCTGGTGGCCGAGACGATGCCGGCCAGCCCGGCGCGGCGCGCCGGCCTGCGGGGCGCGTCCGTCGA containing:
- a CDS encoding trypsin-like peptidase domain-containing protein — translated: MEHWDPLRGESGDGRGEEVRRADEEAHRPEEEGAGAATLRSDAEPEVATASASALPPETLTAPRRRRWRWDRTLTIALAVALVVGLAGGGALGYFWAGRGGNGAGYETGVPVAVESASASGGGATATPAANSDLSSLATPVTKVYQAVGNAVVSIQSQASSPFGTQSALGSGFFINSKGYILTNYHVVADSQQLTVQLADGRSFSAHVVGYDPSNDLAVVLPDQPVGNVTVAPLGDSDKVMVGQLAIAIGNPFGYDHTVTAGIVSALGRTLPAGNQHSIAGMIQTDAAINPGNSGGPLFNALGQVIGINTAIEAPQQGRLGGQPGNVGIGFAIPINTFKAEAAKLLAGGMVEHAWLGISGIELTPDLAKQYGLSVQSGVLVAETMPASPARRAGLRGASVDPTTGQPDFSSADVITAVNGQKVTSATELSALLDKVGVGNTATLTVVRGGRSLQLPVRLAAWPANLGG
- a CDS encoding metal ABC transporter permease, whose protein sequence is MNAAVVGHFLSDLGNYDFLQRAFLAGSLVGVGAPLVGLYLVLRRLALIGDGLGHTALAGTAAAWLVGGQPLAGSVAAALAGAAGVEAVSRRMRGHDDAALAMLFYGALALAAILISLSPAGGQGLQAALFGSILTVSASDLVWIAAVVALTLVALAAMGRGLFLAAWDEEAARAEGWPVDRYRLALVLLTALTVAVGMRVVGVLLIAALLTLPAIGALLGARSFREARWAAATIGLLSVWLGIAASDVLNLAPGGTIVLAALLLTGLFTSVGRLRAGRA